The Methylobacterium sp. PvR107 genome contains a region encoding:
- a CDS encoding Bug family tripartite tricarboxylate transporter substrate binding protein has translation MQSKWSRRSILAAGVGAGVTTALTPRSARAQSYPTRPIRFVVGYAPGGATDVLARLIAEPLGRRLGQQVLVENRPGAGNNIGTDVVVRAEPDGHTILLANPANGINDSLYKNLSFKFQRDIAPVAGIMRSPNIMEVSPKLPIKTVQEFIDYCKANPDKVNMASSGIGTSLHMSGELFKAMTGAPMVHVPYRGAGPAIIDMIAGHADVIFDNLPSSIGHVRGGTLRALAVTTAERSPALPDVPTVAETVPGYEASAWFGIGAPRKTPPELIARLNKEVNDILADPAMEKKLTDLGGTPLRVSPDAFGLLIGQEIEKWRKVVAFSGATVD, from the coding sequence ATGCAGTCCAAGTGGTCGCGGAGATCAATACTGGCGGCTGGCGTCGGCGCCGGCGTGACCACGGCGCTGACGCCCCGGTCGGCGCGCGCGCAGTCCTACCCGACCCGCCCGATCCGCTTCGTCGTCGGCTACGCCCCGGGCGGCGCGACCGACGTGCTCGCCCGCCTCATCGCCGAACCGCTCGGCCGGCGCCTCGGCCAGCAGGTCCTCGTCGAGAACCGCCCCGGGGCGGGCAACAATATCGGCACCGACGTCGTCGTCCGCGCCGAGCCGGACGGCCACACGATCCTGCTCGCCAATCCGGCCAACGGCATCAACGACAGCCTGTACAAGAATCTGAGCTTCAAGTTTCAGCGCGACATCGCCCCGGTGGCGGGGATCATGCGATCGCCCAACATCATGGAGGTCAGCCCGAAGCTTCCGATCAAGACCGTGCAGGAGTTCATCGATTACTGTAAGGCCAACCCCGACAAGGTGAACATGGCCTCCAGCGGCATCGGCACGTCGCTGCACATGTCGGGCGAGCTGTTCAAGGCGATGACCGGCGCGCCGATGGTGCATGTACCCTACCGCGGCGCCGGTCCGGCGATCATCGACATGATCGCGGGCCATGCCGACGTGATCTTCGACAACCTGCCCTCGTCGATCGGCCATGTGCGCGGCGGGACCCTGCGCGCTCTCGCCGTGACGACGGCCGAGCGCTCGCCGGCCCTGCCCGACGTGCCGACGGTGGCCGAGACGGTGCCGGGCTACGAAGCGAGCGCGTGGTTCGGGATCGGCGCACCGCGGAAGACCCCGCCGGAGCTGATCGCGCGCCTCAACAAGGAGGTGAACGACATCCTGGCCGACCCGGCCATGGAGAAGAAGCTCACCGACCTCGGCGGGACGCCCCTGCGGGTCTCGCCCGACGCGTTCGGCTTGCTGATCGGCCAGGAGATCGAGAAGTGGCGCAAGGTCGTCGCGTTCTCCGGAGCGACGGTCGACTGA
- a CDS encoding tripartite tricarboxylate transporter TctB family protein, which translates to MANQNAVRGAVLSAIALCFGVTALRYPIGSFAHAGAGLFPLLVSALLLLLGLITLVKARFEPAKPIHFAWRNIGIILLGLVAFVVAAKVASIVLGIVLLVIVSSLAATSFSWKRVLAISVALIAVALAFQKLLGLNLQVI; encoded by the coding sequence ATGGCCAACCAGAATGCCGTCCGCGGTGCGGTCCTCAGCGCGATCGCCCTCTGCTTCGGGGTGACGGCCCTGCGCTACCCGATCGGCAGCTTCGCCCATGCCGGCGCGGGCCTGTTCCCGCTGCTGGTCAGCGCCCTGCTGCTGCTCCTCGGCCTCATCACCCTGGTCAAGGCCCGGTTCGAGCCGGCCAAGCCCATCCACTTCGCGTGGCGGAACATCGGCATCATCCTGCTCGGCCTCGTGGCCTTCGTGGTGGCCGCCAAGGTCGCCAGCATCGTGCTCGGCATCGTGCTCCTCGTCATCGTGTCGTCCCTGGCGGCCACGTCGTTCTCGTGGAAGCGGGTGCTGGCCATCTCGGTCGCGCTCATCGCCGTCGCGCTCGCCTTCCAGAAGCTGCTCGGCCTCAACCTGCAGGTGATCTGA
- a CDS encoding tripartite tricarboxylate transporter permease, giving the protein MDVITNLAFGFEHALTWSNLLYCAIGCVIGTLIGLLPGLGPLATISLLLPLTYSIPVDGALIMLAGIYYGAQYGDSVSAITMKIPHASSIVACIDGYQMTLKGRTGLALFTAGLSSFIGGTVAIVVLAFLAPLLGQVAFLFGPADYFALMLLGFVCVSLVTTGNLLNGLAMCLLGVLLGQIGTDLESGTLRFTLGLTPLADGVSVVSVALGCFGIAEICRNLDAREERTPFNGKIRLMPSWPEFKRIIPSALRGSVVGSILGILPGGGPTIAQFAAYAIDKKVSKYRHEIGSGSIEGVAGQAAADEAAARTSFIPLMSIGIPENAVMALMMAAFIIKGIQPGPNMIAKHPDLFWGLVASMWIGNCFLLILNVPLVRFWLSIFKIPYSVLFPSILFFCCVGTYSVNNNLDDVLITAAFGLLGYILMRLSLDPAPLMLGFILGPMLEENFRRALLLGRGSFKVFVTQPISATLLAFIAVLIGVQIVSAILRLRARGPSPGPAGSRDQEAAPAAMIKTPGG; this is encoded by the coding sequence ATGGATGTGATCACGAACCTCGCCTTCGGGTTCGAGCACGCGCTCACCTGGAGCAACCTGCTCTACTGCGCGATCGGCTGCGTCATCGGCACCCTGATCGGGCTGCTGCCCGGGCTGGGCCCGCTCGCGACGATCAGCCTGCTGCTGCCCCTGACCTATTCCATCCCGGTCGACGGCGCGCTGATCATGCTGGCGGGGATCTATTACGGCGCCCAGTACGGCGACAGCGTCAGCGCGATCACGATGAAGATCCCGCACGCGTCGAGCATCGTCGCCTGCATCGACGGCTACCAGATGACGCTGAAGGGGCGCACCGGTCTCGCGCTGTTCACCGCCGGCCTGTCGAGCTTCATCGGCGGGACGGTCGCCATCGTCGTCCTGGCGTTCCTGGCGCCGCTCCTCGGGCAGGTCGCCTTCCTGTTCGGGCCGGCCGACTACTTCGCGCTCATGCTGCTCGGGTTCGTCTGCGTCAGCCTCGTGACGACCGGCAACCTGCTGAACGGCCTCGCCATGTGCCTGCTCGGCGTGCTTCTCGGCCAGATCGGGACCGACCTCGAATCGGGAACGCTGCGCTTCACCCTCGGCCTGACGCCGCTCGCCGACGGCGTCAGCGTCGTGAGCGTCGCGCTCGGCTGCTTCGGCATCGCCGAGATCTGCCGGAATCTGGACGCCCGCGAGGAGCGGACGCCGTTCAACGGCAAGATCCGCCTGATGCCGAGCTGGCCGGAATTCAAGCGCATCATCCCGAGCGCGCTGCGCGGCAGCGTGGTCGGCTCGATCCTCGGGATCCTGCCGGGGGGCGGCCCCACCATCGCGCAGTTCGCCGCCTACGCGATCGACAAGAAGGTCAGCAAGTACCGGCACGAGATCGGCTCCGGGTCGATCGAGGGCGTCGCGGGGCAGGCCGCGGCCGACGAGGCCGCCGCGCGGACGAGCTTCATTCCGCTCATGAGCATCGGCATCCCCGAGAACGCCGTCATGGCGTTGATGATGGCCGCCTTCATCATCAAGGGTATCCAGCCCGGCCCCAACATGATCGCCAAGCATCCGGACCTGTTCTGGGGCCTCGTCGCCAGCATGTGGATCGGGAACTGCTTCCTCCTGATCCTCAACGTGCCCCTGGTCCGCTTCTGGCTGTCGATCTTCAAGATCCCCTACAGCGTCCTCTTCCCGTCGATCCTGTTCTTCTGTTGTGTCGGAACCTACAGCGTCAACAACAACCTCGACGACGTGCTGATCACCGCGGCGTTCGGCCTGCTCGGCTACATCCTGATGCGCCTCAGCCTAGATCCGGCACCGCTGATGCTGGGCTTCATCCTCGGCCCGATGCTGGAGGAGAATTTCCGCCGCGCCCTGCTGCTCGGCCGCGGCAGCTTCAAGGTGTTCGTCACGCAGCCGATCAGCGCGACGCTTCTCGCGTTCATCGCCGTACTGATCGGCGTGCAGATCGTCTCCGCAATCCTGCGGCTGCGCGCGAGGGGTCCCTCGCCCGGTCCGGCCGGTAGCCGCGACCAGGAGGCAGCGCCGGCCGCGATGATCAAGACGCCCGGAGGTTAG